The Verrucomicrobiia bacterium genome includes the window GCTCGAAGATGCGATTGATCTGCTCCTGCGGAATGCCCGGGCCCGTGTCCGCCACGCTCACCCACACGCCTTCCGAACCTTCGCCGGTTTGCAAGGTGAGTCCGCCGCCCTTGGTCATGGCTTGCTTGGCGTTTTGAATCAGATTCACGAGCACTTGCTGAACTTGCGCGGCGTCCAGCGGAACATCGGGCAAGTGGCGCGCGAGTTTTTCCTTGAGTGACAAACCGCGATTGTCCAATTCAGGCCGCAGCAATTCGAGCGTGCGCTGGACGATTTCATTGAGCGACGCGGGCTTGAGCTGCGGCGTGGCCGGGCGAATGGCCTGGAGAAATTGCGTGATGATATAATCGAGCCGGTTGATTTCGCCCTTGGCCACGCCAAGGTATTGTTCCAGTTTTTGCGCGATGTCCGCCGTCTCGTTGCTCGCCGCGAGATTCGAGACGCGGCCCGCGCGCCGGCCCGCCATGTGAACGTGACTATTGGAAGCCGACGCCAGCTTTTTGATCTGCCGCTCCATCAGTTGCAAATGGATGTGAAGCGCGTTGAGCGGATTTCCGATTTCGTGCGCCACGCTCGCCGCCAATAAGGTCAACGCCTGGATGCGTTCGCTCTCGATAGCTTCAAAAGTTTTTTGGCGCGCCTCGGTGGCGTCGTGCAGAATCAGCGCCAGGCCGGAACTCCCCTTGGCTTCGCCATCCAGCGGCGCGGCGTAAAGGCGCAAGTAACGCGGTCGGGGAAATTGCACTTCGAACTCGAACCGCGCGACGCGCTGTCCACCGGTCGCGTCCATGTGAAAAAGTTTTCGCCAATCCAACTCGGGCAAATATTCCGTCACGAGATGCCCTTCGGAATCGCTCGGCTTGAGACCGATGAGTTGCGTGACCGCGTCGTTGAAATAAAGAATCCGGCCGTCCTCATCCACCACCAGCACGCCATCCTCAATCCGATTGAACAGTGTCTCGAGAAAACTCCGCTCGCTCGCGAGACGTTGCACGACCGTCTGCAAACCCTCCGCGTCCAGACGGCCTATGCGACCGAGGACTTTGTCGAGGAAGCTGGATTTCGAGGGCATGATGATTTAGTGGGCTTTTTGCCCAACCCCCGATTTCCAAATTATATTCATCGCATTGACCATAAACAGCCTGCAAACAATAGCGTCAAAGTGTCTCACTTCATCATAAGCGTAATGGGGTTTCTGGCAAGCAAGTTTGTTTTTTGTTTTCTCATTTAGCAATCCTTTCGGAAACCGTCGTGTCTGATTTAAGTGACGGTAAATCAGGCACTTGACTTTGGCTAATTTTCTCCGTACAACTGCGGCTGCCATGAAAAACTACCATCACGGCTTCTCTGAAAGATCCCTCGCGCGAATGACCAGCATTTCCATGCTCGTTTTCGTTTCCACCTGCGCAACTTCCTTTGCGCAAACCGGCGACCTGTTCGTTTCGTTTCACGATACCGACACCGTCAGCCTTTACAGCTCCATCACGGGCGGCCTTCTCAACGCCACCTTTGCGTCCGTCTCCAGTCCGACCGGACTCACCGTTGGGCCTGACCAAACTCTTTACGTCGGCAGCGACAGCCTGAGCGCCATTCAAGGCGCCGGCATCGCTGACATGACCATCAACGGCACGAGCGCCGGCCCGATCAATACCTTTGTTGACCACGCCACCGACAACAATCTCAACAACCCCCGCGGCCTCGCCGTGGTGGGCAGCACTCTTTACGCCGCCGACCTTACCTCCGGCAACGTGCTTGCCTACGATAGTCCCGGCACACCCGGCACTGCCATTCCCAATGGAAGTATTGGCATTGCTTCCGGCCTCTCCGCCTCCGGCGGCAATCTTTATATTGCCGACATCAACAACGGAAATGTTTTGCGCTACGATGGCGTCAACGTCACCCAGGTCAACACCGTGGATAATGTGTTCATCAGCGCTCAGGATGTCGCGGTTGGGCATGATGGAAATTTATACGTGCTCAATCCCTCGCAAGGCATTTACCAACTCAATCTGGCCACCGGCACGGCCACGAAGATCGTGGATTACAGCACCAGTTTTTTTGAAGCAACGGCTCTGACGGTGGGACCCGATGGCAAGCTCTATGTCGCCGGGCAGGATGCCGACGCTGAAGGCGGCGTTTTCCAATACAACACCGATGGCACCGGCGGCGGCATCTTCGCGGACACCGGCTTGGAAACCATGCCGGACGCGGTGGCTTTCGGAACACCCGAACCGTCCACCTGGTCGCTCGCGGTGCTCGGCATTTCGCTCATCGTATTTTCGAAATGGCGGTCTGCTAAACAGTCTCTTAACCATAAAGCCCTCAGCCAGCCATAATCCCTTCGAGATTCTCTAAAATATCCGCCGGATCCCGATACACCGCGCGACACCCATGCTCGCGCAAATCCTTTTCCGAAAAACCGCCACATAACACGCCGATGATCGGCAGCCCGGCCTTCAACGCCGCAATCGCATCATAAGGCGTATCGCCCACGACCAGCACCGTGTCGTGCGCCGGCTGGCCGAGCAATTCCATCGCTGCGAAAAAAATATCCGGCGCCGGTTTCGATTGCTTCGCTTGATCGGCGGAAGAACTTTTTTCAACCAGGTCGCCAATTTGCGCGATGGTTTTATTTTCCTCGACCTCTTCCTTTTTCGACGACGACGCCAGCGCGATCCGCGCGCCCGCATCATGAATTTTTTTAAAAAGTTCGCGCACCTTCGGAAACGGTCGCACCTGCACTTGATAGTCGCGCTTGAAAATTTCCTCACGCTTCTCAGTGATCGCCTTGCCGATTTTTTTTATTTCCTCGGCGGTGAGAAATTCCGGCAGCAACTGATCCGCTCCCTTGCCCAGATGCGGTCGAATATTGTGTGACGACACCGCCTTGCCATTCGCCGCAAAAGCCCGCTCCCACGCGCTGGCATGCAGATCATTTGAGTCAACCAGCGTTCCATCAATATCAAAAATAAAAGCTTTAACCACTGATTCCTTTCTTAGGTAGTTGAGGGAAAGATAGCCTGACACGAAAATGCGAATGCGCAAATTGGCCAAAAACTTTCTTAAATTTTCCCCGCGCCATTTGACGCCACGCACAACCGCGGATAACATGGTCCCATCGAACGCGCCACTTCTCATTCGGCGCGGGCCTTTTGAATTCAAACGCAAACTCAACGAACTTTTTTTATGCCAACTTTCAACGGCTACGCCGCACTCACCCCCAAAGGCGCACTGCAACCTTTCAGTTTCGATCCCGGCGAACTCGCCGATGAAGACGTCGAAATCAAAGTCACGCATTGCGGCATTTGCCATTCCGATCTCTCCATGCTCGATAACGATTGGGGCATGTCCAAATTCCCGATCGTTCTCGGCCACGAAGCCGTCGGCACGATTGTCGCGCTCGGCAAAGACGCTAAAGGGCTGAAGCTCGGCCAGCGCGTCGGTGTCGGCTGGTCGGCCCACAGTTGTTTGCATTGCCACGAATGCCTCGGCGGCGATCATAATCTCTGCGCCACGAATCAAGGCACCATCGTCGGACGCCACGGCGGATTCGCCGACCGTTTGCGCTGTCAATGGACCTGGGCGCGGCCCTTGCCCGATGCGCTTGACCTCGCGAAAACCGGCCCGCTTCTCTGCGGCGGCATCACCGTGTTCGCTCCGTTTTTGGAACACAAAATTCCCTCCACCGCGCGCGTCGGCATCATCGGCATCGGCGGACTCGGCCACATGGCGCTCCAGTTCGCCAACAAGTGGGGCTGCGAAGTCCACGCCTTCACCACCAGCGACAGCAAGGAAGCCGAAGCGCACAAACTCGGCGCGCATCACGTTCACAACACCAAAAATCCGGACGCCCTGAAAAAAATCGCCGGTCGTCTCGACCTGATTATTTCCACCATCAACGTCCCGCTCGACGTGCCCGCCTTGCTCGACACCCTCCGGCCCAAGGGACGCCTTCACGTCGTCGGCGCCGTGCTCAAGCCGCTGGAAGTTCCCGCGTTCGGACTGATCAGTGGGGCAAAATCCGTGTCCGGCTCGCCCACCGGCAGCCCGACCGCCATCAGCGCCATGCTCGAATTCTGTGCGCTCCACAACATCGCCCCCATCACCGAAAATTTCCCCATGTCCAAAGTAAACGACGCCTTCGAGCACCTCCGCTCCGGCAAAGCCCGCTACCGCATCGTGCTCGAAAGCGGCAAGTAATCGCCGAGACAACTGAAATTTATAATATGGCAAGGTCGAACCGTCGCGGCGCGACCGCGCCG containing:
- a CDS encoding ATP-binding protein; translation: MPSKSSFLDKVLGRIGRLDAEGLQTVVQRLASERSFLETLFNRIEDGVLVVDEDGRILYFNDAVTQLIGLKPSDSEGHLVTEYLPELDWRKLFHMDATGGQRVARFEFEVQFPRPRYLRLYAAPLDGEAKGSSGLALILHDATEARQKTFEAIESERIQALTLLAASVAHEIGNPLNALHIHLQLMERQIKKLASASNSHVHMAGRRAGRVSNLAASNETADIAQKLEQYLGVAKGEINRLDYIITQFLQAIRPATPQLKPASLNEIVQRTLELLRPELDNRGLSLKEKLARHLPDVPLDAAQVQQVLVNLIQNAKQAMTKGGGLTLQTGEGSEGVWVSVADTGPGIPQEQINRIFEPFFTTKKKGSGLGLMIVQRIVRAHGGRIELESHVGRGTTFRIWFPLHERPPRLLEAATPEKK
- a CDS encoding HAD family hydrolase gives rise to the protein MANLRIRIFVSGYLSLNYLRKESVVKAFIFDIDGTLVDSNDLHASAWERAFAANGKAVSSHNIRPHLGKGADQLLPEFLTAEEIKKIGKAITEKREEIFKRDYQVQVRPFPKVRELFKKIHDAGARIALASSSKKEEVEENKTIAQIGDLVEKSSSADQAKQSKPAPDIFFAAMELLGQPAHDTVLVVGDTPYDAIAALKAGLPIIGVLCGGFSEKDLREHGCRAVYRDPADILENLEGIMAG
- a CDS encoding NAD(P)-dependent alcohol dehydrogenase; amino-acid sequence: MPTFNGYAALTPKGALQPFSFDPGELADEDVEIKVTHCGICHSDLSMLDNDWGMSKFPIVLGHEAVGTIVALGKDAKGLKLGQRVGVGWSAHSCLHCHECLGGDHNLCATNQGTIVGRHGGFADRLRCQWTWARPLPDALDLAKTGPLLCGGITVFAPFLEHKIPSTARVGIIGIGGLGHMALQFANKWGCEVHAFTTSDSKEAEAHKLGAHHVHNTKNPDALKKIAGRLDLIISTINVPLDVPALLDTLRPKGRLHVVGAVLKPLEVPAFGLISGAKSVSGSPTGSPTAISAMLEFCALHNIAPITENFPMSKVNDAFEHLRSGKARYRIVLESGK